A DNA window from Niabella yanshanensis contains the following coding sequences:
- a CDS encoding DUF2089 family protein, with the protein MKLPVFCPSCENTLNVSQMKCNDCGTEVSGNYEMPLFLKLNWEEQQFIMDFFLASGSIKEMAKQAGNSYPTMRNKMDDMIEKIKNLKC; encoded by the coding sequence ATGAAGCTTCCCGTTTTTTGTCCCAGTTGTGAAAATACGCTCAATGTGAGCCAAATGAAATGTAATGATTGCGGAACGGAGGTAAGCGGCAATTACGAAATGCCCCTGTTCTTAAAACTGAACTGGGAGGAGCAGCAATTCATTATGGATTTTTTCTTAGCCAGCGGCAGCATTAAAGAAATGGCCAAACAGGCCGGAAACAGTTATCCAACCATGCGTAATAAAATGGATGACATGATTGAGAAGATAAAAAACCTAAAATGCTGA
- a CDS encoding S9 family peptidase, producing the protein MKKLFLTFIVSIVSMTLIKAQDIAGSWKGTLEVQGTQIPLVFHIKKDSDKWVTTMDSPAQGATGIPVDSTAFADNKLSLSVKAAGLSYTGTLADKTITGEFKQAGMNLPLVLTKTVVTKPGDTTLPSGDAEIQKIIAQDKGDYHYKVEDYFARPKSSQFQLSPGGKYLSYMEKEENGKRHVYVKDIASGKVARAIEEKDELIKGYGWINDERLVYVMDNGGNENFHIYAANVDGSNVLDLTPFDGVQAGIERILKDQKNYMIITMNKDNKQVFEPYKVNVVTGSLEKLYENKDVANPIVGYDFDKDGNLRGFGRMFQGIKSQYFYKPAGGKEFELYFTNNWDDNFNIQSFSYNPSNPDEAYVVTNLDSDKARIILYDFKKKEKIKEVFANKDFDVSGIGLSRKRNYEVDYFNYEGEKDEIIPVSATFKKIYENLSKEFKGYQFGLTGKTDDESKYLVYVTSDRLVGKYYIYDAASGKTTFLYDLMPQLKEADMAIMKPVSFKSRDGKTIHGYITLPKAALEGKKVPLVVNPHGGPQGIRDSWGFNPETQLLASRGYATLQVNFRISGGYGKEFLRAGFKQIGRKLMDDIEDGVAYAIAQGWVDKSKTAIYGGSHGGYATLMGLVKTPDLYTCGVDYVGVSNIETFFASFPEYWKPYKEMVKQIWYDLDNQEEAKIAKEVSPFYQLDKIRKPLLVVQGANDPRVNINESDQIVKALRAKGFNVPYIVKYNEGHGFQREDNRIEFYKTMLGFFAQYLK; encoded by the coding sequence ATGAAAAAACTCTTTCTCACATTTATTGTTTCTATTGTTTCTATGACATTAATAAAAGCGCAGGATATTGCAGGCTCCTGGAAAGGAACCCTGGAAGTGCAGGGCACTCAGATTCCACTGGTATTTCATATAAAAAAAGATAGCGACAAATGGGTAACTACCATGGACAGTCCGGCCCAGGGCGCCACAGGCATTCCGGTGGATAGTACTGCTTTTGCAGATAATAAGTTATCCCTGAGCGTAAAAGCTGCAGGGTTAAGCTACACCGGAACCTTAGCAGATAAAACGATTACGGGTGAGTTCAAACAGGCAGGCATGAACCTGCCGCTCGTTCTTACCAAAACAGTGGTAACCAAACCAGGCGATACCACATTGCCTTCCGGTGATGCGGAAATTCAAAAGATCATTGCGCAGGATAAAGGTGATTATCACTACAAAGTAGAAGACTATTTCGCGCGGCCTAAGTCGTCACAATTCCAGTTATCTCCCGGAGGGAAATACCTTTCTTATATGGAGAAAGAAGAAAACGGTAAAAGGCATGTATATGTGAAAGATATTGCCAGTGGTAAAGTAGCCAGGGCTATTGAGGAGAAGGATGAACTGATCAAAGGCTATGGCTGGATCAATGATGAACGCCTGGTGTATGTAATGGATAATGGTGGCAATGAAAACTTCCATATTTATGCAGCTAATGTTGACGGGAGCAATGTACTGGACCTGACCCCTTTTGATGGTGTGCAGGCCGGCATCGAACGCATTCTGAAAGATCAGAAGAACTATATGATCATTACCATGAACAAAGACAATAAGCAGGTCTTTGAACCTTACAAGGTAAACGTGGTAACCGGATCTCTTGAAAAGCTATATGAAAATAAAGATGTAGCTAACCCCATCGTAGGTTATGACTTTGACAAAGACGGCAACCTGAGAGGGTTCGGGCGGATGTTTCAGGGCATTAAATCGCAGTATTTTTACAAACCTGCGGGAGGTAAAGAGTTTGAATTGTATTTCACCAATAACTGGGATGATAACTTCAACATACAATCTTTCAGCTACAATCCCTCCAACCCGGATGAAGCCTACGTGGTAACCAACCTCGATTCTGATAAGGCCCGCATCATTTTGTATGACTTTAAGAAAAAAGAAAAGATCAAGGAAGTTTTTGCCAATAAAGATTTCGATGTTTCGGGAATTGGCCTTTCCCGTAAAAGAAATTACGAGGTAGACTATTTCAATTATGAAGGTGAAAAGGACGAGATCATACCGGTTAGCGCTACTTTCAAAAAGATCTACGAGAATCTATCTAAAGAGTTCAAAGGCTACCAGTTTGGGTTAACCGGTAAAACAGATGATGAAAGCAAATACCTGGTGTATGTAACGAGCGACAGGTTGGTAGGTAAATATTATATTTATGATGCAGCCAGCGGTAAAACAACCTTCCTGTACGACCTAATGCCACAATTGAAGGAAGCCGATATGGCAATCATGAAGCCTGTTTCTTTCAAAAGCCGCGATGGCAAAACCATTCACGGCTATATCACTTTACCTAAAGCTGCTTTGGAAGGCAAGAAAGTGCCGTTGGTGGTAAATCCGCATGGAGGTCCGCAAGGCATCAGGGATAGCTGGGGCTTCAATCCGGAAACCCAGCTTTTGGCCAGCCGGGGCTATGCTACCCTGCAGGTAAATTTCAGGATCAGTGGCGGCTATGGAAAGGAGTTTTTAAGAGCCGGTTTCAAACAAATTGGCCGGAAGCTAATGGATGATATTGAAGATGGAGTGGCATACGCCATTGCGCAGGGTTGGGTGGATAAAAGCAAAACCGCCATTTACGGAGGGAGTCACGGTGGTTATGCTACCTTAATGGGACTGGTAAAAACTCCTGATTTATATACCTGTGGTGTTGACTATGTAGGGGTGTCGAATATCGAAACCTTCTTCGCCTCCTTCCCCGAGTATTGGAAGCCTTATAAGGAGATGGTAAAACAGATCTGGTACGACCTGGATAACCAGGAAGAAGCAAAAATTGCGAAAGAGGTATCACCGTTTTATCAGTTAGATAAAATTCGTAAACCGTTGTTAGTCGTTCAGGGCGCTAACGATCCGCGTGTTAATATCAACGAGTCTGACCAGATTGTAAAAGCCTTGCGTGCTAAAGGATTTAATGTACCTTACATCGTAAAATACAATGAGGGGCATGGTTTTCAGAGAGAAGATAACCGGATTGAGTTTTATAAAACCATGTTGGGCTTTTTTGCACAATACCTTAAATAG
- a CDS encoding glycine--tRNA ligase, translating to MATETNKQTLPAGRFQAIISHCKEYGFIFPSSEIYDGLQAVYDYGQWGAELKKNIKDYWWKWMTQLQDNIVGIDAAIFMHPTTWKASGHVDGFNDPMIDNKDSKKRYRVDHLIESYTDQLKTEGKEAEVAAIISEMEKADAAGDLTALKKIIDDNKIKCPVSGTSNWTDIRQFNLMFSTEFGSTVSSEDENSKVYLRPETAQGIFVNFLNVQKTGRMKIPFGIAQIGKAFRNEIVARQFIFRMREFEQMEMQFFIRPGTQKEWYEYWKQARLKWHLELGVPDTEYRFHDHVKLAHYADAACDIEFNFPIGFKELEGIHSRTDYDLSRHQEFSRKKMQYFDNDVNPETGKPYGNYIPYVIETSIGLDRMFLSMVCAAYTEEDLSTPEKQDNRVVLKFPAKLAPIKLAVFPLLKKDGLPEIAQEIMAQYRGEFKCFYEEKDAIGKRYRRMDALGVPFCVTIDHQTKEDGTVTIRHRDSMEQERISIEKIGNIVSQAIS from the coding sequence ATGGCAACAGAGACAAATAAACAAACCTTGCCGGCAGGCAGGTTTCAGGCGATTATATCGCACTGTAAAGAGTACGGTTTTATTTTCCCAAGCAGCGAAATATACGATGGCTTACAGGCGGTTTACGACTACGGTCAGTGGGGCGCCGAGTTAAAGAAAAATATTAAGGATTATTGGTGGAAATGGATGACCCAGTTACAGGACAATATCGTGGGTATTGATGCAGCTATTTTTATGCACCCAACTACCTGGAAGGCCAGCGGCCACGTGGATGGGTTTAATGATCCTATGATCGATAATAAAGACAGTAAGAAACGTTACCGTGTAGATCATTTGATAGAATCTTATACTGACCAGTTAAAAACTGAAGGCAAAGAAGCGGAAGTTGCTGCTATCATCAGTGAAATGGAAAAAGCAGATGCGGCAGGCGATCTTACCGCACTGAAAAAGATCATTGATGATAATAAAATAAAGTGCCCCGTTAGCGGCACCAGCAACTGGACGGATATTCGTCAGTTCAACCTGATGTTCTCTACAGAATTTGGATCTACCGTATCTTCTGAAGATGAAAACAGCAAAGTGTATCTGCGTCCTGAAACAGCACAGGGTATTTTTGTAAACTTCCTCAACGTGCAGAAAACCGGTCGTATGAAAATACCCTTCGGTATTGCGCAGATAGGCAAAGCCTTCCGTAACGAGATCGTAGCGCGCCAGTTTATTTTCCGTATGCGTGAGTTTGAGCAAATGGAAATGCAGTTCTTCATCAGACCTGGCACCCAGAAAGAGTGGTATGAGTACTGGAAACAGGCTCGCTTAAAATGGCACCTGGAATTGGGCGTGCCCGATACGGAGTACCGCTTCCACGATCACGTAAAGCTGGCGCATTATGCCGATGCTGCTTGCGATATCGAATTCAACTTCCCTATTGGGTTTAAAGAGCTGGAAGGTATCCATAGCCGTACTGACTATGATTTATCAAGGCACCAGGAGTTCAGCAGGAAGAAAATGCAGTACTTCGATAATGATGTGAATCCTGAAACAGGAAAACCTTATGGTAATTATATCCCTTATGTAATTGAAACTTCCATCGGTTTAGATCGTATGTTCCTGTCGATGGTTTGTGCAGCTTACACTGAAGAAGATCTGAGCACACCTGAAAAGCAGGACAATCGCGTAGTACTGAAATTTCCTGCTAAGCTGGCCCCTATCAAACTGGCCGTATTCCCATTGTTGAAAAAAGACGGATTACCGGAAATTGCGCAGGAGATCATGGCGCAATACCGTGGCGAGTTTAAATGTTTCTACGAAGAGAAGGATGCTATTGGTAAACGTTACAGAAGAATGGATGCTTTAGGTGTGCCGTTCTGTGTAACCATCGACCACCAGACGAAAGAAGATGGTACCGTAACCATACGGCATCGCGATAGTATGGAGCAGGAGAGAATATCCATAGAAAAAATAGGGAATATCGTTTCCCAGGCTATTAGCTAA
- a CDS encoding YdeI/OmpD-associated family protein produces the protein MQIGMGPDSIHFTTALQKFAENGDKTGWTYIEIPAELAKQLKADSRKAFRVKGHLDQYPISGVTLLPAGGGNYIMAINATMRKGIAKRQGAMVTASLELDEKKYELNTDLVACLDDDPSAKAFFETLAPSHQNYFSKWIDEAKTDATRTKRIAQAIFGLTNKMDYGQMIRYHRDKS, from the coding sequence GTGCAGATAGGCATGGGACCCGACAGCATTCATTTTACTACAGCGCTTCAAAAATTTGCAGAGAACGGTGATAAAACCGGCTGGACCTATATTGAAATACCAGCGGAGCTGGCGAAGCAATTGAAAGCCGATAGCAGGAAAGCATTTCGTGTAAAAGGCCATTTAGATCAATATCCCATTTCAGGTGTAACGCTTTTACCCGCCGGCGGCGGCAATTATATAATGGCCATTAATGCCACGATGCGAAAAGGTATTGCCAAAAGACAGGGTGCAATGGTAACCGCCAGCCTGGAGCTGGACGAGAAAAAATACGAGCTCAATACCGATTTGGTAGCATGCCTGGATGATGACCCGTCCGCAAAGGCGTTTTTTGAGACCCTGGCACCTTCTCATCAAAACTATTTCAGCAAATGGATAGACGAAGCTAAAACTGATGCTACCAGGACGAAACGGATAGCACAGGCTATTTTCGGCTTAACTAATAAAATGGATTATGGACAAATGATCCGTTATCACCGGGACAAATCCTAA
- a CDS encoding outer membrane beta-barrel protein: MRFLLSVLGLSLAISGIAQDQPKPDTLEIGGVTIIRDNDPGAFAAPPKKGFLKQLSSRTHPKKLRTQWGIVDLGFSNFVDNTDYTSVEAQQYATSDVNSDWMGLRPFKSRNVNIWVVTQQVSLINNYVNFNYGIGLELNNYHYKQPIRYQVQTAMVENAPAISFDGTPGRTYKKNKLAADYLTVPLMLNFNLTPHNLYAFEVSAGVSVGYLYSARNKFINSDEGKAKSRGDFDLRPWKLSYIAEVNLGIIRLYGSYAFKSMYLRGLDITPYNFGVRIKPVELFGKVQTN, translated from the coding sequence ATGAGATTTTTGCTTTCCGTACTTGGTTTATCATTGGCTATCTCTGGTATAGCACAGGACCAACCGAAACCCGATACGCTCGAAATAGGCGGTGTTACAATCATCAGGGATAATGATCCCGGTGCTTTTGCCGCACCACCAAAGAAAGGTTTTCTGAAGCAGTTAAGCAGTCGTACCCATCCCAAAAAATTACGCACGCAATGGGGCATTGTTGACCTGGGATTTTCCAACTTTGTAGATAATACAGATTATACCAGTGTTGAAGCACAACAGTACGCAACAAGTGATGTTAATAGTGACTGGATGGGCCTGAGACCTTTTAAATCACGTAACGTGAATATATGGGTAGTTACACAACAGGTGAGTCTTATTAATAACTATGTAAATTTTAATTATGGGATCGGGCTGGAATTAAATAATTATCATTATAAGCAACCCATCCGTTACCAGGTGCAAACAGCAATGGTGGAAAATGCCCCGGCTATCAGCTTTGACGGTACTCCCGGAAGAACTTATAAAAAGAATAAACTGGCTGCCGATTACCTCACCGTACCATTGATGCTCAATTTCAATTTAACGCCGCATAACTTATATGCTTTTGAAGTAAGCGCAGGCGTAAGCGTGGGTTACCTGTACTCGGCAAGAAATAAATTCATCAACTCTGATGAGGGAAAGGCCAAATCCCGTGGCGATTTTGATTTACGTCCCTGGAAGCTATCTTATATTGCTGAAGTAAACCTGGGTATTATCAGATTGTACGGCTCCTATGCCTTTAAAAGTATGTATTTGCGCGGCCTGGACATTACTCCGTATAATTTTGGTGTACGGATCAAACCTGTTGAATTGTTCGGGAAGGTACAAACCAATTAG
- a CDS encoding porin family protein, translating into MVRKILPTALCVLMSAAAYAQKDTSSVTVQVITDKDNKKVIVDKDGEVWQKTTRRKNITTSWFGGVDLGFSNFVDNTNYASAGAQAFAPNANASWFDLRNGKSVNVNIWLISQKVNLINHNVNLKYALGLELNNYRFKNPIRFNSNLPYVEWDNTEGRSYSKNKLAADYVTFPLMLNFDFGKHTGGYSVTKKHKKGLEISAKKTKEWGFSAGISAGYLYSARNKTITSDEGKQKLKDNLNLNPWKLSYVAEVNLGVISLYGSYAMKGMFKDGLDITPYNVGIRF; encoded by the coding sequence ATGGTACGCAAAATTTTACCCACGGCCCTGTGTGTGTTGATGTCGGCTGCAGCTTATGCTCAAAAAGATACTTCTTCTGTAACGGTGCAGGTAATCACCGATAAGGATAATAAAAAAGTAATTGTAGACAAGGATGGCGAAGTATGGCAAAAAACCACCCGCCGTAAAAATATTACGACCAGCTGGTTTGGCGGTGTCGACCTCGGTTTCTCGAATTTTGTAGATAATACTAATTATGCATCGGCAGGCGCACAGGCTTTTGCGCCCAATGCAAATGCATCCTGGTTTGACCTTCGAAACGGGAAGTCAGTGAATGTAAATATTTGGCTGATAAGTCAGAAAGTAAACCTGATCAATCATAATGTGAACCTGAAGTACGCATTAGGGTTGGAGTTGAATAATTACAGGTTTAAGAATCCTATCCGTTTTAACAGCAATCTCCCTTATGTTGAATGGGATAACACGGAAGGGCGTAGTTATTCAAAAAATAAACTGGCGGCAGATTATGTGACCTTCCCTTTGATGCTGAACTTTGATTTCGGAAAACATACCGGTGGATACTCCGTTACTAAAAAGCACAAAAAGGGACTGGAAATATCTGCTAAAAAGACTAAAGAATGGGGCTTTAGCGCCGGTATCAGCGCAGGCTATTTATACAGCGCCCGCAATAAAACCATCACGTCAGATGAGGGCAAGCAAAAGCTGAAGGATAACCTTAATTTGAACCCGTGGAAATTATCTTATGTAGCCGAGGTGAATTTAGGAGTCATCAGTCTTTACGGGTCTTATGCTATGAAAGGCATGTTTAAAGATGGTTTGGATATCACTCCTTACAACGTGGGAATCAGGTTTTAA
- a CDS encoding anti-sigma factor — protein sequence MQINQHNYEEFFLLYVDNELSVQEKEIVEAFVKQSPHLAGELELLKQTVLDIDESVDFAGKEKLIKRAELTEEDLLVYLDGEAGKELAGKVEQGMQSNDALKLKLENLGRLYFKADLSIQYPSKEKLYKRGAVRSMDWRKLAIAASLLLCVSTWLVLNQSEQDESNDAPVAVNTPPVGQPAGPAPTVVDTNNRQEPVAIPEQPVYSDGRERSIEKRHKPSGRTDQYVAEHVAASKSVTGSNEVTRATEVLAENNNKEHPPTQSPELPIDMGETIKKSPSAAPLTPVAAVNEPVKEKKSLFKKIGKQISDRALDILSDGGDNINVAGFAIRVEK from the coding sequence ATGCAAATTAACCAACATAATTACGAAGAGTTTTTTTTATTGTACGTAGACAATGAATTGTCTGTACAGGAAAAAGAAATAGTGGAGGCTTTTGTTAAACAAAGCCCACATCTGGCTGGTGAATTGGAATTATTGAAACAAACGGTTTTGGATATCGACGAATCAGTTGATTTTGCCGGCAAGGAAAAACTAATTAAACGAGCGGAGTTGACCGAAGAAGATTTGCTGGTATACCTGGATGGCGAAGCCGGAAAAGAACTGGCCGGCAAGGTAGAGCAGGGGATGCAGAGCAACGATGCCTTAAAACTGAAGTTAGAAAATCTGGGCCGACTTTATTTTAAAGCCGATCTTTCCATTCAATATCCCTCTAAGGAAAAATTATACAAAAGAGGCGCTGTACGGAGTATGGACTGGCGCAAACTGGCTATAGCCGCCTCTTTATTATTGTGTGTAAGCACCTGGTTGGTTTTAAACCAGTCAGAGCAGGATGAATCAAATGATGCTCCGGTAGCTGTTAATACACCACCTGTTGGCCAACCCGCCGGGCCTGCGCCTACTGTGGTTGATACCAATAACCGCCAGGAACCTGTTGCCATTCCGGAGCAGCCCGTCTATTCTGATGGCAGGGAGCGTAGTATTGAAAAGCGGCATAAACCATCGGGCAGAACAGATCAGTACGTAGCCGAACATGTGGCCGCATCAAAATCAGTAACAGGCAGCAACGAAGTAACCCGTGCCACTGAGGTTTTAGCAGAAAACAATAATAAAGAGCACCCGCCAACCCAATCACCAGAGCTTCCTATAGATATGGGAGAGACAATAAAGAAATCACCATCAGCAGCGCCTTTAACTCCTGTGGCTGCTGTTAACGAGCCGGTTAAAGAAAAGAAATCCCTGTTTAAAAAGATAGGAAAACAGATCAGCGACCGCGCGTTGGATATTTTATCTGATGGAGGTGATAATATCAATGTGGCAGGATTTGCCATTCGTGTAGAAAAATAA
- a CDS encoding RNA polymerase sigma factor — MTEKDYNDCVTNYSDALYRFMLKTMRHRADAEDMVQNAYEVLWQNRTDIHTDTAKAYLFRVAYNKMVDHYRKSSRMDLQDSFENLDRGVEEKRNNLKAVLEQALSRLSEQNRSLVLLKDYEGYSYEEIGEITGLNASQVKVYLHRSRLQLKSYLVNVNNLV; from the coding sequence ATGACTGAGAAAGACTATAATGATTGTGTAACAAATTATTCAGATGCTTTATACCGCTTTATGCTAAAGACCATGCGGCATAGGGCTGACGCGGAGGATATGGTGCAGAATGCATACGAAGTGTTATGGCAAAACCGGACGGACATTCACACCGACACAGCAAAAGCTTACCTGTTTAGAGTGGCTTATAATAAAATGGTAGATCATTATAGAAAGAGCAGCCGGATGGATTTACAGGACTCCTTTGAAAACCTGGATAGAGGGGTAGAAGAGAAGCGCAATAATTTAAAAGCAGTGTTAGAACAGGCTTTATCCCGTCTGTCAGAACAAAACCGGTCGTTAGTTCTCTTAAAAGATTATGAAGGCTATAGCTACGAAGAAATAGGGGAAATCACCGGGTTGAATGCATCGCAGGTAAAAGTCTACCTGCATCGATCCAGGTTACAATTAAAATCGTACCTGGTAAATGTGAATAATCTGGTTTAA
- the rodA gene encoding rod shape-determining protein RodA, which produces MTQRKSEISKGIDYSLIIIYLILLTIGLLAIFAVTYKDGDPVLQSFLGYKTDYSKQFYYACVAMALGLFILLTDSKFFPATANLWYAGGILLLLLVFPFHSSVKGTESIIRIGGFQFQPAEFCKITVALALAKYLSLPEMDFSRPKSQLIAAGLTLAPAVLTILQKETGLALVFFAFFLVMFREGLPPMYIIIGFAAAALVVATLLLDKDLLAIILAVIIGIVVLLNQRQIKRDKGVLVKILLIGLLCIGVQRFGVPFLFTHVFEKHQVERIFSTIGRDIPEEYIKGEVKVDAKTGKQKNTADYNVKQSKIAIGSGGLVGKGLLSGTQTRYGFVPEQRTDFIFDTIGEGFGFAGSVVLLGLYLLLLFRIVTIAERQRSVFSRCYAYGVASVFFFHIAINLGMTIGLAPVIGIPLPLISYGGTSLLTFSIMLFILIRLDADRQMVLR; this is translated from the coding sequence ATGACACAGCGTAAATCAGAGATATCGAAGGGCATAGATTACTCGTTAATCATTATTTACCTTATTTTACTGACTATTGGCTTGCTGGCCATTTTCGCAGTAACCTACAAAGATGGGGATCCGGTGCTGCAGAGCTTCCTGGGCTACAAAACGGACTATAGTAAACAGTTCTATTATGCCTGTGTAGCAATGGCGCTGGGGTTGTTTATTTTATTAACGGATAGTAAGTTTTTCCCTGCCACAGCTAATCTCTGGTATGCGGGGGGAATATTGCTGCTACTGCTGGTATTTCCTTTTCACTCATCGGTAAAAGGAACAGAGTCTATTATCCGTATAGGAGGTTTCCAGTTTCAGCCGGCGGAGTTTTGTAAGATAACCGTAGCATTGGCTTTGGCCAAATACCTTTCGCTGCCTGAGATGGATTTTAGCAGACCCAAGTCCCAGTTAATTGCGGCTGGTTTGACGCTGGCCCCGGCGGTATTAACCATTCTGCAAAAGGAAACAGGTTTGGCCCTGGTTTTTTTTGCTTTTTTCCTGGTGATGTTCAGGGAAGGACTTCCCCCAATGTATATTATAATTGGTTTTGCCGCCGCAGCGCTGGTAGTAGCTACCTTGTTGCTCGATAAAGATCTGCTCGCGATTATATTAGCGGTAATTATTGGTATCGTGGTGTTACTGAACCAGCGACAGATCAAAAGGGATAAAGGTGTTTTAGTGAAAATTCTGCTGATTGGACTGCTCTGTATAGGCGTGCAGCGATTTGGGGTCCCATTTCTATTCACCCATGTATTTGAGAAACACCAGGTGGAGCGTATTTTCAGTACTATCGGCAGGGATATACCGGAGGAGTATATTAAGGGCGAAGTGAAAGTAGATGCCAAAACCGGTAAACAAAAAAATACAGCGGATTATAACGTAAAGCAGTCTAAAATAGCAATTGGTAGCGGTGGATTAGTAGGCAAAGGGCTTTTAAGTGGCACTCAAACCAGGTACGGGTTTGTTCCTGAACAACGTACCGATTTTATATTTGATACCATAGGAGAGGGCTTCGGCTTTGCTGGAAGCGTGGTGCTGCTGGGGCTTTATTTGTTGCTTTTATTTAGAATTGTAACCATCGCAGAGCGGCAAAGAAGTGTTTTTAGCCGCTGTTATGCTTACGGTGTTGCGTCAGTTTTCTTTTTTCATATTGCTATTAACCTGGGCATGACCATTGGTCTGGCGCCTGTAATCGGCATCCCACTTCCATTGATCAGCTATGGAGGAACATCTTTACTTACCTTTTCCATAATGCTTTTTATTTTGATCAGGCTGGATGCAGACCGGCAAATGGTGCTCCGTTAA